The segment CCAACTGGCGCCGATGGAGAGCGACGAGTCGAACTGGCCTTCGATTTCCCCGATGTTGAAGCTGACAGCGAAAGCAGGACTTGCGAGCGTAGAAGCGAGGCTGACGGCCAGAGGCAGACGTGCCCGGCGCCAGAACGGGTTTGCAGATGTCATCGACGCTACTCCATGTACTTTATTGTTATGGCAGTGAGTCCCTTCAAGAACGGCTCGAGCGCCCGGTGACGCAGGCTCCTGCCCGTGGCGCTGCGCATGCCGCGCGTCGCCTCCCCCATTCCTGAAATTCCCCTGACCCGACTATAGCCAGCGGTCACAGGCGCTTGATCCCTCTAAAGTGTGATTTGTGTTGCGTGGCCGTGACACACCTCGGTAACCCGCCGGGGTGCCGACAGTGCTCAAGCATGGACCAATTTTATCGTTTGGCAAGGCGCCAACCGCTCTGGCACGCGGCCCATAACCTTAATGGCATGGGCCGCGTGCGGTTACAAGGTGGACAGGAATGCGCTGTTACTGGCCTGCCACTGGGTGATGTCCAGGCGGATGCGCTTCTTGTCGAGCTTGCCAACGCTGGTCTTGGGAATTTCAGTAACAACGGCGATCTGGCTTGGGATCGCCCACTTGTTGATGTGCCCCTGCTCGACGAACGGCTTGAGGTGCTCTTTCAAAGCACGTGCATCAAGGGCCTGGCCGTCGCGCAGCACCACCAGGGCAAACGGTCGTTCGCCCCACTGCGGGTCGGGCACCCCGACCACCGCCACTTCGCGCACTGCCGGATGGCGGCTGACCAGGTCTTCGAGGTCCAGCGACGAGATCCACTCGCCGCCGGTCTTGATCACATCCTTGATACGGTCGCGGATATCGATGAAGCCCATGCCGTCGAGGGTGGCCACATCGCCGGTGTGCAACCAACCGCCCTGCCAAAGCTCCTCGCTTTTTTCCGGTTCGTTGAAGTACCCCATGGTCAACCACGGCGCGCGCAGTACCAGTTCGCCCTGGGCCTCGCCATTGGCGGGCAGGAAGTTGCCATTGGCATCGACGATGGCCGCTTCCACCAGCGGCACCGGTACGCCAGCCTTGATCCGGTAGGTGACGCGCTCGTCCTCGCTGCCGGCCTGCAGCTCGTCGTTCAGGTGCGCGGCACTGATCAGCGGACAGGTTTCCGACATGCCATACGCCGCAGTGAGCTGGATGCCGCGGGCCAAGGCCGCTTGGTACAGGGCGCGGTTGAGCGCGCTGCCGCCGATGATGATCTTCCAGCCGCCAAAGTCCTGCCCTTGCGCGTTGGGGCAGTTGAGCAACATCTGCAGGATGGTCGGCACGCAGTGCGAGAACGTGACCTTCTCTTCGCGCCACAGCCGCACCAGCATGTCCGGCTCGTAGCGCCCCGGGTACACCTGCTTCATGCCCAGCATGGTGGCGGCATAGGGGATGCCCCAGGCATGCACGTGGAACATCGGGGTAATGGGCATGTACACATCGTTGCTGCCCAGCAGGCGCACGCTGTCGATGCTGCCGGTGACCGAGGCCTCGGCCAGGGTGTGCAGTACCAGCTGGCGGTGGGTAAAGTACACGCCTTTGGGGTTGCCGGTGGTGCCGGTGGTGTAGAAGGTGGTGGCCACCGAGTTTTCGTCAAAGTCAGGGAAGTCGTAGTGCGGGCTGGCGGCGGCCAGCAACTGCTCGTACTCGCCAACCAACCCGGGTAGCTCTGCGGATTTGTCCGGCCCGTCGGTCAGCAGCAGGGTCTTGTCCACGGTGGTCAACTGGCCGGCGATGGCCTGGTAGAGGCCGACGAAGTCGCTGTTGACCAGCACGAAGCGGTCTTCGGCGTGGTTCATGGTGTAGAGGATCTGCTCGGGCGACAGGCGCACGTTGATGGTGTGCACCACCGCGCCGATCATTGGGATGGCGAACATGCACTCGAGGTAGCGATGGCTATCCCAGTCCATCACCGCCACGGTGTCACCGGCCTTCACCCCGGCTTCGGTCAACACGTTGGCCAACCGTGCGATACGCTCGCTCAGCTGTGGATAAGTCAGCCGGATCTGGTCGCGGTAGACGATTTCGCGGGTTTTTTCGTAACGGCTGCCCGATATCAGCAGGCGCTTGATCAGCAGAGGGTATTGGTAGGCGCCCTCGGCGGGCTTGATGATGCGCGTCTGCAGCATGGAGTATCCCTTTTCTCGAAAACAGGCAGGACAATTCAGATACTTACTGTAGAACGGTGACGCACCGGTCAAATCAGCCGAAGGAATGATTTGGCGGGGCGAGGTATGAGTGGCAAGCGTTGACTCAAGGCGACCTGGCGCTCGACACTGCGGCTGATGGCCTCTTCGCGGGCAAGCCCGCTCCCACAGGTACAGCGCCAGCCTTGAAACCTGCGCGATACCTGTAGGAGCGGGCTTGCCCGCGAAAGCCCCACCCCATCCGTTGCGCCCCACCACCGGAGAGCCCCATGCCCAGTTTGCGTCGCGCCGTGTTTCTCGACCACCAGTCTCTCGACCTCGGTGACCTCGACCTGTCGCCACTCAGTCAGCAGTTCGACGAATTCGAGCTGTACGCCGCCACCGCCCCCGGGCAAGTGGCTGATCGGTTGCAGGGCGCAAGCGTGGTGGTCAGCAACAAGGTCATGCTCGACGCCGCGACGCTCGCAGCCAACCCGCAGCTGAAGCTGATCCTGGTGGCCGCCACCGGCACCAACAATGTCGACCTGGCCGCCGCCCGCGCCCAGGGCATCACCGTGTGCAACTGCCAGGGCTACGGCACCCCGTCGGTGGCCCAGCACACCATCGCCCTGTTGCTGGCCCTGGCCACCCGCCTGTGCGACTACCACCAGGCCGTGGCCACCGGCCAGTGGGCCAAGGCCAGCCAGTTCTGCCTGCTGGACTTCCCCATCGTCGAGTTGCAGGGCAAGACCCTCGGCCTGCTCGGCCATGGCGAGCTGGGCGGCGCCGTGGCGCGGCTGGCCGAAGCCTTCGGCATGCGTGTGCTGAGCGGGCAGATCCCAGGGCGCCCGGCGCGCGACGATCGCCTGCCACTGCATGAGCTGCTGCCACAGGCCGATGCGCTGACCCTGCACTGCCCGCTCAACGAACATACCCGGCACATGATCGGCGCCGGCGAACTGGCCCTGCTGAAAAAGGGCGCGCTGGTGGTCAACACCGCCCGCGGCGGCCTGATCGATGAACAAGCCCTGGCCGACGCCCTGCGCAGCGGCCACCTGGGTGGCGCCGCCACCGATGTGCTCAGCGTCGAGCCGCCGGCCAACGGCAACCCGCTGCTGGCGGCAGACATCCCGCGCCTGATCATCACCCCGCACAGCGCCTGGGGCGCGGTGGAATCGCGCCAGCGCATCGTCGGCCAGCTGGCCGAGAACGTGCAGGCCTTCTTCGCAGGCCAGCCGCGCCGCGTGGTCAGCTGAGCCCAGGGCCAGGCTCTGCTACACTGCGCCACTTTTTCAGGAGGCGTCGTCCATGGACCCGCGCAGTGAAGTGTTGCTCCGCCAGGCAGACCTGTTCCAGGGCCCGCTGCTGATCGCCGGTGCCCCCGCCGACGGCCTGCTCGCCGAGCTACCACAGGCCCATGCCTGGACCTGGCACGCCGGCGACCAGGCGCTGCTGCAGGGCCGCTTCGCCGGCCGCTGCCACCATGGTGTCGAGGCGCCCGCCGTGGCCTTCGACAGCGCCGTGCTGTTTCTACCCAAGTCCCGCGAACTGGCGGCCTACCTGCTCAACGCCCTGGCTTCGCGCCTGGCCGGGGGCACCCTGTACCTGGTGGGCGAAAAACGCGGCGGCATCGAGGGCGCGGCCAA is part of the Pseudomonas fakonensis genome and harbors:
- a CDS encoding fatty acid--CoA ligase produces the protein MLQTRIIKPAEGAYQYPLLIKRLLISGSRYEKTREIVYRDQIRLTYPQLSERIARLANVLTEAGVKAGDTVAVMDWDSHRYLECMFAIPMIGAVVHTINVRLSPEQILYTMNHAEDRFVLVNSDFVGLYQAIAGQLTTVDKTLLLTDGPDKSAELPGLVGEYEQLLAAASPHYDFPDFDENSVATTFYTTGTTGNPKGVYFTHRQLVLHTLAEASVTGSIDSVRLLGSNDVYMPITPMFHVHAWGIPYAATMLGMKQVYPGRYEPDMLVRLWREEKVTFSHCVPTILQMLLNCPNAQGQDFGGWKIIIGGSALNRALYQAALARGIQLTAAYGMSETCPLISAAHLNDELQAGSEDERVTYRIKAGVPVPLVEAAIVDANGNFLPANGEAQGELVLRAPWLTMGYFNEPEKSEELWQGGWLHTGDVATLDGMGFIDIRDRIKDVIKTGGEWISSLDLEDLVSRHPAVREVAVVGVPDPQWGERPFALVVLRDGQALDARALKEHLKPFVEQGHINKWAIPSQIAVVTEIPKTSVGKLDKKRIRLDITQWQASNSAFLSTL
- a CDS encoding 2-hydroxyacid dehydrogenase; its protein translation is MPSLRRAVFLDHQSLDLGDLDLSPLSQQFDEFELYAATAPGQVADRLQGASVVVSNKVMLDAATLAANPQLKLILVAATGTNNVDLAAARAQGITVCNCQGYGTPSVAQHTIALLLALATRLCDYHQAVATGQWAKASQFCLLDFPIVELQGKTLGLLGHGELGGAVARLAEAFGMRVLSGQIPGRPARDDRLPLHELLPQADALTLHCPLNEHTRHMIGAGELALLKKGALVVNTARGGLIDEQALADALRSGHLGGAATDVLSVEPPANGNPLLAADIPRLIITPHSAWGAVESRQRIVGQLAENVQAFFAGQPRRVVS